One window of Desulfosoma sp. genomic DNA carries:
- a CDS encoding ABC transporter permease, with protein sequence MRGIWAVYRKELYVLFASPIFYVVAFIFLVLNGYFFYTALAYYSMVSFQAAQNPFMAHQMNLMDMVVRPVLMDLAVVLLLTAPLLTMRTYAEERRSGTMELLFTLPVTDKGVLAAKFAGVLTTLFLLLLGTLPSMALLGFLADPNWKVMLCAYAGLFLMGAAFLSLGMFSSALTRNQIVAAVISFGALLLFWVIGWLSSIMGPTSVRLAEYLSIIRHFDNFSKGVLDSRDLLYYGIFISFFLFLTVRQIESYRWRG encoded by the coding sequence ATGAGAGGTATTTGGGCCGTTTATCGCAAGGAACTATATGTGCTTTTTGCCTCCCCTATCTTTTACGTGGTGGCCTTTATCTTTCTCGTGTTGAACGGCTACTTTTTCTATACGGCTTTGGCTTATTACAGCATGGTGAGCTTTCAAGCCGCCCAAAACCCTTTTATGGCCCACCAGATGAACCTGATGGATATGGTGGTGCGTCCCGTGCTGATGGATCTTGCCGTCGTTCTTTTGCTCACGGCGCCTTTGCTCACCATGCGAACCTACGCTGAAGAGAGGCGTTCAGGCACCATGGAACTACTTTTCACTCTGCCCGTCACTGACAAGGGAGTGTTGGCGGCCAAATTTGCGGGAGTGCTCACGACCTTGTTCCTTTTGCTTCTGGGAACCCTGCCGTCCATGGCCTTGTTGGGGTTTTTGGCTGATCCCAATTGGAAAGTGATGCTATGCGCCTATGCAGGTTTGTTTTTGATGGGAGCGGCTTTTCTGTCGTTGGGTATGTTCTCATCGGCTTTGACCAGAAACCAGATCGTGGCGGCGGTAATCTCCTTCGGCGCCTTGTTGCTTTTTTGGGTGATCGGCTGGCTGAGTTCCATCATGGGGCCCACATCCGTGCGGCTGGCGGAGTATCTTTCCATCATTCGCCATTTCGACAATTTTTCCAAAGGGGTGCTGGATTCTCGAGACCTGCTCTATTACGGGATCTTTATAAGCTTTTTCCTTTTTCTCACCGTGCGCCAGATCGAATCCTACCGGTGGCGTGGTTGA